The Hymenobacter sp. DG01 sequence CGAATGCACGGTGTACTATGGGCCATGTTAGGATGGGTTATTCTTTGCGTGGCCTTGATCTACACGCTGGATAAGGTGACGTCTTCCGGAGAAGAGGAAACGCACCTTAACCAGCGCGTGAGTACCGTAGTGGTATCCAAGTACAAGCCAGCCGATCCGGACAGTTATGTACTTGAGGTGGTCCAGTTAGAGCGTAGAGAATAGGGCGGTATTTTTAAGTTGTTGGAGGTAAAAGGTTTGCGGGGTCTGATACGCGAGTGCTGAATGCCGGCGCTCGTGGTTGTAGTAGTCGAAATAAGTGGCCACGCTGTGCTGCGCGTCGGCTAAGTCGCGGAACACGGGCCACTCGCGCGGCCCCAGCTCCTCAGTTTTGAGCCGCGACCACAGGCTCTCGGCCTGCGCGTTGTCCAGGCATTCGGCGCGGCGGCTCTGCGAGCGCTGACAGCCGTACTGGTCGAGCAGGGCGCGGTAGGTGTTGGCGCAGTACTGCCCGCCGCGGTCCGAGTGCACCACCAGGCCGGGGGCGGGCCGACGGGCCAGCAGGGCTTGGCGTAAGGCACTGGTGACCAGCTCTTCGGGCATCGTATCGAGCACCCGCCACCCGACCACCTGCCGGGTACAGGCGTCCTGAAAGGCGCACAGGTAGGCCCATTGCCCCGAGGCCAGCGGCAGGTAGGTGATATCGCTGACCCAGACCCGGTTAGGCGTGGTTGGCTTGGGCTGGTCGAGCAGCCGGTTGGGCGCGCAGCGCAGCCCGTGGGTCGAATCGGTGGTGCGCGGGGTGTAGGCGCGGGGCTGCAAGGCCCGCAGCCCATGCCGCCGCATGGCCGAGCGCAGGCGCTGGCGGCCCACGCAGTGGCCCTGGGCTTGCAGCTCGACCCGTAAGCGGCGGGTGCCGTAGCAACGTTTGTGCTGGCCGAAGGCTTCTTTCAGCGCCTCTTCCCAGTTCGCTGCCGTCGGCTGAGCCGGGGTGGGCTGCTGCTGCTTGCGCCAGGCATAGTAGCGGCTGGCGGACACCTGCAGCATCCGGCAGAGCAACTCAACCGCGTAGCTAGTACGCTCCTGGTCAATAAATTGCCAGCAGCTCATCGGGCAGGTGGGGTGGAGAAGATGGCGATGGCTTTTTTTAAAATTTCCAGCTCCTGCTCCAGCCGCCGGTTGGCGGCCCGCAGCTGGCGCACCTCGGCGGCCTCGGCCGGGTCGGCGGGCAGCGGCGGTTGGGCGGCTTTTTGCCACTCATAAATCAGCTTCGGGCGAATGTTGAGGGCGCGGGCCGCCGCCTGCGCCGAGCGGCTCTCACGGGCCACGCGCAGGGCTTCGGCTTTGAAGGCCTCGTCGTATTTGCGGCGCTTATCAGTCTTGTCCATGGGTCGGAAATTACCACCCAATTCTCTCTCCTCTAACTAGACCACCTCAACTTTACCTACAACGG is a genomic window containing:
- a CDS encoding transposase; amino-acid sequence: MDKTDKRRKYDEAFKAEALRVARESRSAQAAARALNIRPKLIYEWQKAAQPPLPADPAEAAEVRQLRAANRRLEQELEILKKAIAIFSTPPAR
- a CDS encoding IS3 family transposase translates to MSCWQFIDQERTSYAVELLCRMLQVSASRYYAWRKQQQPTPAQPTAANWEEALKEAFGQHKRCYGTRRLRVELQAQGHCVGRQRLRSAMRRHGLRALQPRAYTPRTTDSTHGLRCAPNRLLDQPKPTTPNRVWVSDITYLPLASGQWAYLCAFQDACTRQVVGWRVLDTMPEELVTSALRQALLARRPAPGLVVHSDRGGQYCANTYRALLDQYGCQRSQSRRAECLDNAQAESLWSRLKTEELGPREWPVFRDLADAQHSVATYFDYYNHERRHSALAYQTPQTFYLQQLKNTALFSTL